In a genomic window of Lycium ferocissimum isolate CSIRO_LF1 chromosome 9, AGI_CSIRO_Lferr_CH_V1, whole genome shotgun sequence:
- the LOC132031665 gene encoding uncharacterized protein LOC132031665 yields MTFGNPKQWAKWLPLAEWWYNTNHYSSLKCTLFQALYGFPAPQVPVGSLPISTTTEVGSFIAQRQLLLQQLKDNLGQAQARMKFYADQNRSDRVLEVEDLVYLKLQHYRQSSVTVCRNLKLSEKYYGPYKILQCVGAVAYRVELPTGSRIHPVFLVSQLKHRVGQSIVPQQLPLSCGSDGTILVQPAAILQRRMVKVNNAVSVKVLVQWENLGVDEATWEDWGMCGVNFRSLWHD; encoded by the coding sequence ATGACTTTTGGTAATCCTAAGCAGTGGGCCAAGTGGTTACCCTTAGCGGAGTGGTGGTACAACACCAACCACTACAGTTCACTCAAGTGTACACTTTTTCAAGCTTTATATGGGTTCCCTGCTCCTCAAGTTCCAGTGGGGTCATTACCCATTTCTACTACTACTGAAGTGGGTTCTTTTATTGCTCAGAGGCAACTACTTCTACAGCAACTGAAGGACAATTTGGGTCAAGCCCAGGCTCGTATGAAATTCTATGCGGACCAAAACAGATCTGATAGGGTCCTAGAGGTGGAAGACTTGGTTTATCTCAAGCTCCAACATTATCGTCAGTCCTCCGTTACAGTTTGTCGCAATCTAAAGCTAAGTGAAAAATATTATGGTCCCTACAAGATACTACAGTGCGTGGGTGCGGTTGCTTATCGGGTAGAACTTCCGACGGGATCCCGAATTCACCCCGTCTTCCTCGTGTCGCAGCTCAAACATCGTGTGGGCCAATCTATCGTACCCCAGCAGCTACCACTGAGTTGTGGGTCAGATGGCACCATCTTAGTGCAACCTGCTGCGATCTTGCAACGGCGCATGGTGAAGGTGAACAACGCCGTCAGTGTCAAGGTATTGGTTCAATGGGAGAATTTAGGGGTCGATGAAGCCACTTGGGAGGATTGGGGTATGTGCGGAGTCAATTTTCGGAGTTTGTGGCACGATTAG